In Capsicum annuum cultivar UCD-10X-F1 chromosome 11, UCD10Xv1.1, whole genome shotgun sequence, one genomic interval encodes:
- the LOC107848149 gene encoding E3 ubiquitin-protein ligase At3g02290 isoform X1 produces the protein MGSVCCCFHVSDDGGHSASNGQNHILCKCFSCCFQNLISKCGAIFGPAQQTAGTSANQVPSSSTSLASINSSHNTISSQDRGLPSIAAPRQPQIQEDVAFRRQDKGTSHTRVEPEPDIDADAEITQRLLKADKLPKSLFVNQEPSSSTAVVSINSSCNTIKPQDGGLPNSAAPRQPQMQQYKGTSHPQVEPELDIDADVEITQKLLKADKLLQSDSDNQGMTSSTAVSAIDTSCNTIISQDTGLPNSAAPREPQMQQDVALRQPDKTTSNSQVVPKPDADAEITEKLLREDKLLKSNCDGGSKECFPESPRKEYSSTMVTGAQYEVSSSEDEDVCPTCLEEYTPENPKISTKCSHHFHLSCIYEWQMRSATCPVCGKLMEFEQSN, from the exons ATGGGTTCAGTTTGTTGCTGTTTCCATGTTTCGGATGATGGAGGGCATTCTGCCTCAAATGGTCAAAATCATATCTTATGCAAGTGTTTTAGTTGCTGCTTTCAGAACTTAATTAGCAAG TGTGGAGCCATATTTGGTCCAGCACAACAAACTGCTGGGACTTCAGCTAATCAAGTCCCGTCATCTTCGACTTCTCTAGCTTCCATAAACAGTTCACATAACACAATCAGTTCTCAGGATAGAGGTTTACCAAGTATTGCTGCTCCAAGACAGCCACAAATTCAAGAAGATGTTGCATTTAGACGACAGGACAAAGGAACAAGTCATACACGGGTTGAGCCCGAACCAGATATAGATGCTGATGCTGAAATAACACAAAGGCTTCTAAAAGCGGACAAGCTGCCTAAATCACTCTTTGTCAATCAAGAACCGTCATCTTCGACTGCTGTAGTTTCCATCAACAGTTCATGTAATACAATCAAGCCTCAGGATGGAGGTTTACCAAATAGTGCTGCTCCAAGACAGCCACAGATGCAACAATACAAAGGAACAAGTCATCCACAAGTTGAGCCCGAACTAGATATAGATGCTGATGTTGAAATAACACAAAAGCTTCTAAAAGCAGACAAGCTGCTTCAATCAGACTCTGATAATCAAGGCATGACATCTTCGACTGCTGTATCTGCCATAGATACTTCATGTAATACAATCATATCTCAGGATACAGGTTTACCAAATAGCGCTGCTCCACGAGAGCCACAAATGCAACAAGATGTTGCGTTAAGACAACCGGACAAAACAACAAGTAATTCACAAGTTGTGCCGAAACCAGATGCTGATGCTgaaataacagaaaagcttttaagaGAAGACAAGCTGCTTAAATCAAACTGTGATGGAGGATCTAAAGAATGTTTTCCCGAGTCCCCTAGGAAGGAGTATTCATCAACGATGGTGACTGGAGCTCAATATGAAGTTTCCTCATCAGAAGATGAGGATGTATGTCCCACATGCCTTGAAG AGTATACACCAGAAAATCCCAAGATATCTACAAAATGTTCTCATCATTTTCACCTCAGCTGTATATATGAGTGG
- the LOC107848149 gene encoding E3 ubiquitin-protein ligase RNF6 isoform X2 has protein sequence MGSVCCCFHVSDDGGHSASNGQNHILCKCFSCCFQNLISKDRGLPSIAAPRQPQIQEDVAFRRQDKGTSHTRVEPEPDIDADAEITQRLLKADKLPKSLFVNQEPSSSTAVVSINSSCNTIKPQDGGLPNSAAPRQPQMQQYKGTSHPQVEPELDIDADVEITQKLLKADKLLQSDSDNQGMTSSTAVSAIDTSCNTIISQDTGLPNSAAPREPQMQQDVALRQPDKTTSNSQVVPKPDADAEITEKLLREDKLLKSNCDGGSKECFPESPRKEYSSTMVTGAQYEVSSSEDEDVCPTCLEEYTPENPKISTKCSHHFHLSCIYEWQMRSATCPVCGKLMEFEQSN, from the exons ATGGGTTCAGTTTGTTGCTGTTTCCATGTTTCGGATGATGGAGGGCATTCTGCCTCAAATGGTCAAAATCATATCTTATGCAAGTGTTTTAGTTGCTGCTTTCAGAACTTAATTAGCAAG GATAGAGGTTTACCAAGTATTGCTGCTCCAAGACAGCCACAAATTCAAGAAGATGTTGCATTTAGACGACAGGACAAAGGAACAAGTCATACACGGGTTGAGCCCGAACCAGATATAGATGCTGATGCTGAAATAACACAAAGGCTTCTAAAAGCGGACAAGCTGCCTAAATCACTCTTTGTCAATCAAGAACCGTCATCTTCGACTGCTGTAGTTTCCATCAACAGTTCATGTAATACAATCAAGCCTCAGGATGGAGGTTTACCAAATAGTGCTGCTCCAAGACAGCCACAGATGCAACAATACAAAGGAACAAGTCATCCACAAGTTGAGCCCGAACTAGATATAGATGCTGATGTTGAAATAACACAAAAGCTTCTAAAAGCAGACAAGCTGCTTCAATCAGACTCTGATAATCAAGGCATGACATCTTCGACTGCTGTATCTGCCATAGATACTTCATGTAATACAATCATATCTCAGGATACAGGTTTACCAAATAGCGCTGCTCCACGAGAGCCACAAATGCAACAAGATGTTGCGTTAAGACAACCGGACAAAACAACAAGTAATTCACAAGTTGTGCCGAAACCAGATGCTGATGCTgaaataacagaaaagcttttaagaGAAGACAAGCTGCTTAAATCAAACTGTGATGGAGGATCTAAAGAATGTTTTCCCGAGTCCCCTAGGAAGGAGTATTCATCAACGATGGTGACTGGAGCTCAATATGAAGTTTCCTCATCAGAAGATGAGGATGTATGTCCCACATGCCTTGAAG AGTATACACCAGAAAATCCCAAGATATCTACAAAATGTTCTCATCATTTTCACCTCAGCTGTATATATGAGTGG